In Capsicum annuum cultivar UCD-10X-F1 unplaced genomic scaffold, UCD10Xv1.1 ctg78407, whole genome shotgun sequence, the following proteins share a genomic window:
- the LOC124894933 gene encoding ethylene-responsive transcription factor ERF070-like has protein sequence RRAWENEVFRKRSKVIPMGKLTDQIGGSSYILPRLRVVHFSGCDPMKLSTDEEGKAKGKKSEIHEKACEEEPIVKNENTEMILIENYLERDLKLPQEKVKRYKEVSQRKPGKWLAEVRVLGTKDPIWIGTFNTAKVAAYPYDGTLIEMKGADAVTNILKTPPRYTSQMKINYMNPPSSSIDNARI, from the coding sequence CGAAGAGCATGGGAAAATGAGGTCTTCAGAAAGCGCTCAAAAGTTATTCCTATGGGAAAATTGACCGATCAAATCGGAGGAAGTTCCTATATCTTGCCTAGACTGAGAGTAGTTCACTTTTCGGGCTGCGATCCAATGAAGTTGTCTACTGATGAAGAAGGGAAGGCCAAAGGAAAGAAGTCAGAGATACATGAAAAGGCATGTGAAGAGGAACCCATCGTTAAGAATGAAAACACTGAGATGATTTTAATTGAAAATTACTTAGAGAGAGATCTTAAGCTACCACAAGAAAAGGTGAAAAGGTACAAAGAGGTTAGCCAAAGAAAGCCGGGCAAGTGGTTGGCAGAGGTTCGAGTCTTAGGTACTAAAGATCCAATCTGGATAGGAACTTTCAATACTGCTAAAGTAGCTGCTTATCCTTATGACGGGACTCTTATTGAAATGAAAGGTGCTGACGCCGTGACAAACATCCTCAAGACACCACCAAGATACACTTCACAAATGAAAATCAACTACATGAATCCACCATCTTCATCCATAGAT